GGTGAGGGCACCGTCGTCACTCCCGGTGGAATGCCGATCTGCACTGACCTCTCAGAACATCAGGATGGTGGCGTGCTAAACCAAGCTTTCTTACATCCGGGACAGTCGGCCTTCGTCATCCACAACGTCAAGTCTGCATCCTTCGCCAGTCCAGCGCCACAGGATTATGTTGTTGTCTACCACCGATGTCCCCTTGGCAAAGCTTCGGATCAGAAGCCCCGCAAAGCCGTCAGTGATGAGACTGGCGGCAAAGTCCTGCGTCGGAACAGTTTGCTCATCGAGCATCCTTGCGCGCCAGCCCGGATCAGCGAGTGTGCCTTTCGTCATGCCGTACTGAGCAACTGCGTCTGCGTCTCGGGTATCAAAAATAGGGCCAAGATCGGCAGCGTAGGACACAAGCATCGTGGGCTGCAGGCTTCCGACCTGGTTTGCTTCGCGCAACGCCGTGGTTGGATCGAGCGCGGTGTAGAGGGCCGGGGTGCCCTTCGCGTTGAATCGCCCTCCATAGAGTTCAGCACCACGCCCGGAGAGAGGTTCACGCGCATAGACAGGGTTGAGGGGGAGTGTCATGAACTCTGTGTATCTGGCCCGGTCCATGCGGGTTTCAGATACAGTCACGCGTTGAAGCGTTCGTCGAACATGATAGCGAATTGGTTTCGGGCCGCAAACCATTCCCGGACATTCCGCCCACCTTTCTCGAAATTGCGGATCGCCAGATAGATCAGCTTGGTCGCAGCCTCCTCGGTCGGGAACGAACCACGGGTCTTGATCGATTTGCGGATCACACGGTTCAGGCTTTCGATGGCGTTCG
The DNA window shown above is from Roseicitreum antarcticum and carries:
- a CDS encoding RES family NAD+ phosphorylase, whose product is MTLPLNPVYAREPLSGRGAELYGGRFNAKGTPALYTALDPTTALREANQVGSLQPTMLVSYAADLGPIFDTRDADAVAQYGMTKGTLADPGWRARMLDEQTVPTQDFAASLITDGFAGLLIRSFAKGTSVVDNNIILWRWTGEGCRLDVVDDEGRLSRM